A part of Caloenas nicobarica isolate bCalNic1 chromosome 10, bCalNic1.hap1, whole genome shotgun sequence genomic DNA contains:
- the LARP6 gene encoding la-related protein 6 isoform X2, with product MDRAIPVQCLRKNGGENDDDSDQNWKPPENDLIQKLIAQIEYYFSDENLEKDAFLLKHVRRNKMGYVSVKLLTSFKKVKHLTRDWRTTAYALKYSNTLELNDDNRKVRRNTPVPVFPSENLPTRMLLVYDIHMISELQANSKQENGCTQERMMEHLLKAFVTFGVISSVRILKPGRDLPPDIRRVSSRYTQLGTQECAIVEFEEVDAAIRAHDFMCAEKKETGMKVVLIGMKPPKKKVPKDKSCDQDTSKTLKKARSLNKRVEELQFVGDESSANSSSDPESNPTSPLSRRKSTATNTTSNLSPVIHPNNHLSPNVSPRSSPWNSPSSLRKVIKKSPLAEDSKLNPSTSPEIPRKCTDNSSDSSITPSGSPWVQRRKAQTVTGERSPASSPMLARKIQTADRLLVGVLRLPKGPDGTKGFHNGCQRRKALKNE from the exons ATGGATAGGGCGATACCTGTTCAGTGCCTACGTAAAAA TGGTGGGGAAAATGATGATGACTCTGACCAGAACTGGAAACCACCAGAAAATGACCTGATCCAGAAGTTAATAGCACAAATTGAATATTACTTCTCAGATGAGAACCTTGAGAAAGATGCCTTCCTTCTAAAGCATGTGAGAAGAAATAAGATGGGCTATGTCAGTGTTAAACTCCTCACTTCTTTTAAGAAG GTGAAACACCTTACCCGTGACTGGAGAACCACAGCCTATGCACTGAAGTACTCCAACACCCTCGAGCTCAATGATGATAATAGGAAGGTTAGAAGAAATACTCCAGTTCCAGTGTTTCCAAGTGAAAACCTCCCTACCAGGATGTTACTGGTGTATGATATCCACATGATTTCTGAGCTGCAGGCTAATAGCAAACAAGAAAATGGATGCACGCAAGAAAGAATGATGGAGCATCTCCTCAAAGCCTTTGTAACTTTTGGTGTAATTTCATCAGTTCGTATTCTCAAGCCTGGTAGGGATCTACCACCTGATATCAGGAGGGTCAGCAGTCGCTACACCCAACTGGGAACTCAGGAATGTGCAATTGTAGAATTTGAAGAAGTGGATGCTGCCATACGTGCTCATGACTTCATGTgtgctgaaaagaaagagacCGGCATGAAAGTTGTCCTAATAGGCATGAAACCTCCAAAGAAAAAAGTTCCCAAAGACAAGAGCTGTGATCAAGATACCAGCAAGACTCTTAAGAAGGCTAGATCTCTTAATAAGAGAGTTGAGGAGCTTCAGTTTGTTGGTGATGAATCTTCAGCAAATAGCTCTTCTGACCCAGAGAGTAATCCTACATCACCACTGTCACGACGCAAAAGTACTGCAACAAATACTACAAGTAATTTGAGCCCTGTAATTCATCCAAACAACCATTTGAGTCCTAACGTGTCACCCAGATCAAGTCCTTGGAACAGTCCATCTTCACTGAGAAAAGTAATCAAAAAGTCTCCACTGGCTGAAGACAGCAAGCTGAACCCAAGCACTAGCCCTGAAATTCCAAGGAAATGTACAGATAATTCCTCAGATAGCAGTATCACTCCTTCTGGTAGCCCCTGggtacagagaagaaaagctcaAACTGTAACAGGAGAGAGGAGTCCCGCCAGTAGCCCCATGTTAGCACGGAAAATTCAGACTGCAGATAGGCTACTCGTAGGGGTGCTGCGGCTGCCTAAGGGGCCGGATGGCACTAAAGGATTCCACAATGGATGTCAAAGGAGGAAGGCTCTGAAGAATGAATAa
- the LARP6 gene encoding la-related protein 6 isoform X1, producing MAQRQPAGPAGPEAPEPGAGAGGPELTAGSGPVQIRVAVQAAAEEDEEEEESGGAARPAARGGGSCSEEDSGQCGRSSGGENDDDSDQNWKPPENDLIQKLIAQIEYYFSDENLEKDAFLLKHVRRNKMGYVSVKLLTSFKKVKHLTRDWRTTAYALKYSNTLELNDDNRKVRRNTPVPVFPSENLPTRMLLVYDIHMISELQANSKQENGCTQERMMEHLLKAFVTFGVISSVRILKPGRDLPPDIRRVSSRYTQLGTQECAIVEFEEVDAAIRAHDFMCAEKKETGMKVVLIGMKPPKKKVPKDKSCDQDTSKTLKKARSLNKRVEELQFVGDESSANSSSDPESNPTSPLSRRKSTATNTTSNLSPVIHPNNHLSPNVSPRSSPWNSPSSLRKVIKKSPLAEDSKLNPSTSPEIPRKCTDNSSDSSITPSGSPWVQRRKAQTVTGERSPASSPMLARKIQTADRLLVGVLRLPKGPDGTKGFHNGCQRRKALKNE from the exons ATGGCCCAGCGGCAGCCGGCCGGCCCTGCGGGCCCCGAGGCGCCGGAgcccggggctggggccggcGGCCCGGAGCTGACGGCGGGGAGCGGCCCCGTGCAGATCCGAGTGGCCGTCCAGGCGGCGgcggaggaggacgaggaggaggaggagagcggCGGAGCGGCGCgcccggcggcgcggggcggcggcagcTGCAGCGAGGAGGACTCGGGGCAGTGCGGGCGCTCCAG TGGTGGGGAAAATGATGATGACTCTGACCAGAACTGGAAACCACCAGAAAATGACCTGATCCAGAAGTTAATAGCACAAATTGAATATTACTTCTCAGATGAGAACCTTGAGAAAGATGCCTTCCTTCTAAAGCATGTGAGAAGAAATAAGATGGGCTATGTCAGTGTTAAACTCCTCACTTCTTTTAAGAAG GTGAAACACCTTACCCGTGACTGGAGAACCACAGCCTATGCACTGAAGTACTCCAACACCCTCGAGCTCAATGATGATAATAGGAAGGTTAGAAGAAATACTCCAGTTCCAGTGTTTCCAAGTGAAAACCTCCCTACCAGGATGTTACTGGTGTATGATATCCACATGATTTCTGAGCTGCAGGCTAATAGCAAACAAGAAAATGGATGCACGCAAGAAAGAATGATGGAGCATCTCCTCAAAGCCTTTGTAACTTTTGGTGTAATTTCATCAGTTCGTATTCTCAAGCCTGGTAGGGATCTACCACCTGATATCAGGAGGGTCAGCAGTCGCTACACCCAACTGGGAACTCAGGAATGTGCAATTGTAGAATTTGAAGAAGTGGATGCTGCCATACGTGCTCATGACTTCATGTgtgctgaaaagaaagagacCGGCATGAAAGTTGTCCTAATAGGCATGAAACCTCCAAAGAAAAAAGTTCCCAAAGACAAGAGCTGTGATCAAGATACCAGCAAGACTCTTAAGAAGGCTAGATCTCTTAATAAGAGAGTTGAGGAGCTTCAGTTTGTTGGTGATGAATCTTCAGCAAATAGCTCTTCTGACCCAGAGAGTAATCCTACATCACCACTGTCACGACGCAAAAGTACTGCAACAAATACTACAAGTAATTTGAGCCCTGTAATTCATCCAAACAACCATTTGAGTCCTAACGTGTCACCCAGATCAAGTCCTTGGAACAGTCCATCTTCACTGAGAAAAGTAATCAAAAAGTCTCCACTGGCTGAAGACAGCAAGCTGAACCCAAGCACTAGCCCTGAAATTCCAAGGAAATGTACAGATAATTCCTCAGATAGCAGTATCACTCCTTCTGGTAGCCCCTGggtacagagaagaaaagctcaAACTGTAACAGGAGAGAGGAGTCCCGCCAGTAGCCCCATGTTAGCACGGAAAATTCAGACTGCAGATAGGCTACTCGTAGGGGTGCTGCGGCTGCCTAAGGGGCCGGATGGCACTAAAGGATTCCACAATGGATGTCAAAGGAGGAAGGCTCTGAAGAATGAATAa